One Planctomycetota bacterium DNA window includes the following coding sequences:
- the trxB gene encoding thioredoxin-disulfide reductase encodes MDIENVIIVGSGPAGYTAALYTSRANLKPLLIEGEADQSKRTDLPGGQLMITTEVENYPGFPDGVQGPELMTLFRRQAERFGTRIVGGWVERVDFRERPFRLWAGDQEYRARAVILATGAGAKWLGLPSEKALLNRGVSACATCDGALPIFRNKPVAVIGGGDTALEEATFLTRFASKVTVIHRRDQLRASKIMQEKARKNPKIDFLWDTVVTEILDVKAGRVTGLRLENVKTHKVSTFECSGVFVAIGHQPNTQAFQGQVDLDDKGYVKVSRGTYTSVEGVFAAGDCVDHVYRQAVTAAGMGCMAAIDCERWLESQDA; translated from the coding sequence TTGGACATTGAGAACGTCATCATCGTCGGGAGCGGGCCGGCGGGCTACACGGCGGCGCTCTACACGTCCCGCGCGAACCTGAAACCCCTCCTCATCGAGGGCGAGGCCGACCAGTCGAAGCGCACGGACCTGCCCGGCGGCCAGCTCATGATCACAACGGAGGTCGAGAATTACCCGGGATTCCCCGACGGCGTGCAGGGGCCGGAGCTGATGACTCTGTTCCGCCGGCAGGCGGAGCGCTTCGGGACGCGGATCGTGGGCGGATGGGTGGAGCGCGTCGATTTCCGGGAGCGTCCCTTCCGGTTGTGGGCCGGTGACCAGGAGTACCGGGCCCGCGCGGTCATCCTGGCCACGGGGGCCGGCGCGAAATGGCTGGGCCTGCCCTCGGAGAAAGCGCTCCTCAACCGGGGGGTGTCCGCCTGCGCCACCTGCGACGGCGCGCTGCCCATCTTCCGAAACAAGCCCGTGGCCGTCATCGGCGGGGGCGACACGGCGCTCGAGGAAGCCACCTTCCTCACGCGGTTCGCCTCCAAGGTCACCGTCATTCACCGGCGCGATCAGCTGCGCGCGTCCAAGATCATGCAGGAAAAGGCGCGCAAGAACCCGAAGATCGACTTCCTCTGGGACACCGTGGTGACAGAGATCCTGGACGTGAAGGCCGGACGCGTGACCGGACTGCGCCTGGAGAACGTCAAGACGCACAAGGTCTCGACCTTCGAGTGCAGCGGCGTCTTCGTCGCGATCGGCCACCAGCCCAACACCCAGGCCTTCCAGGGGCAGGTGGATCTGGACGACAAGGGGTACGTCAAGGTCAGCCGCGGCACGTATACCAGCGTGGAAGGCGTCTTTGCGGCCGGCGATTGCGTGGACCATGTCTACCGCCAGGCGGTGACCGCCGCCGGCATGGGATGCATGGCCGCGATCGACTGCGAGCGCTGGCTGGAATCCCAGGACGCCTGA